A single window of Archangium gephyra DNA harbors:
- a CDS encoding N,N-dimethylformamidase beta subunit family domain-containing protein codes for MRVGRGMGLWVGTLVLAGVLWGGCHDTSLDSIEDPQPGHHGGGGGGEGEGGGGEGGGGGGGGCTSDCEPPGPVLIQREPRPNPIPEENRQPGDPRWRGGAAAAEGQLEAYTSTESAEAGESVGVKVSTRTETTITAELFRMGYYGGTGARKVWSGGPWQTREQATCERHVTTARIECDWTDTFSIPVDPAWRSGLYVVKLTRADGTMRFVPFVIRDRRAADILYTPNFTTYQAYNTWGGTSLYFDAAWTTPFGRAREVSFNRPYKDSNGAGKTFFLDINFIQLMEKHGYDVTYGTQLDFVRFSNFVEGIGTFVSAAQDEYWPEQERDQLDAAIQRPDGKTSLVYFGGNGGYWRVRFEKDARGGLRNMVCYKNESDLDPQQGSTVRFRDPPNPRPESNLFGGMYEGWQLVMFPMVVTDASHWLFEGTGLTQGTLLQGLLGYEYDKHFPELPGAPAGLHVSMTSPVVSGEGVPSYSTAVDRTLPSGRLVFSAGSICWGLGLGTDPELRDPRVARMTINVLDKALTHRVRPPAREPVTAPGPVVSPPEGQWVQRVEAFAGQAGRSGFQDGSAAEALFKAPTGLAVTPTGEVVVADTGNNRIRLIQPGPTPTVLTLAGNGELGYRDGAGAQAMFRYPTAVAVGLAGEIYVADSENHVIRVLEKEAEGWKVRTVAGIVSRSGFADGVPGKARFNRPMSLAVDSAGNLYIADQVGNRIRMLRADRSEVVTLAGSGAGGRVDENGTKASFNNPTALVIGQDGALYVFEAGNQLVRRVSLTAPYKVETVAGRREGYVFGFADGEGTAARFRGQMGMSVAVDGRLVIADTGNFRIRKVLPGAEASSSRVVTVAGSGKLGTNLGSGDVADIVAPTGLATDVHGNLYVSDSFNHAIRVIIP; via the coding sequence ATGCGCGTCGGGCGTGGGATGGGCTTGTGGGTGGGCACCCTGGTGTTGGCGGGAGTGCTCTGGGGCGGATGCCATGACACCTCGCTGGACTCGATCGAGGATCCCCAGCCCGGCCACCATGGTGGTGGAGGCGGTGGCGAAGGCGAAGGCGGAGGGGGTGAGGGCGGCGGCGGAGGAGGTGGTGGGTGCACTTCCGACTGCGAGCCTCCGGGCCCCGTGCTGATCCAGCGCGAGCCGCGGCCCAATCCCATTCCCGAGGAGAACAGGCAACCGGGCGATCCTCGCTGGCGTGGTGGCGCGGCGGCTGCCGAGGGGCAGCTCGAGGCCTATACCTCCACCGAGTCCGCCGAGGCGGGCGAGAGCGTGGGGGTGAAGGTCTCCACCCGCACGGAGACCACCATCACCGCCGAGCTGTTCCGGATGGGCTATTACGGTGGCACGGGGGCTCGCAAGGTGTGGAGCGGCGGTCCCTGGCAGACGCGCGAGCAGGCCACGTGCGAGCGTCACGTGACGACGGCGCGCATCGAGTGTGACTGGACCGATACCTTCTCCATCCCCGTCGATCCCGCGTGGCGCTCGGGGCTCTACGTGGTGAAGCTCACCCGGGCCGATGGGACGATGCGCTTCGTCCCCTTCGTCATCCGGGACCGGCGCGCGGCGGACATCCTCTACACGCCCAACTTCACCACCTATCAGGCCTACAACACCTGGGGCGGCACGAGCCTCTACTTCGACGCCGCGTGGACCACGCCGTTTGGCCGCGCGCGCGAGGTGTCCTTCAACCGCCCGTACAAGGACTCCAACGGGGCCGGGAAGACGTTCTTCCTCGACATCAACTTCATCCAGTTGATGGAGAAGCATGGCTACGACGTCACCTACGGCACGCAGCTGGACTTCGTGCGTTTCTCCAACTTCGTCGAGGGCATTGGCACCTTCGTCAGCGCGGCCCAGGACGAGTACTGGCCGGAGCAGGAGCGCGACCAGCTGGACGCGGCCATCCAGCGCCCCGACGGGAAGACGAGTCTGGTCTACTTCGGCGGCAACGGCGGCTACTGGCGCGTGCGCTTCGAGAAGGACGCGCGGGGCGGGCTGCGCAACATGGTCTGCTACAAGAACGAGTCGGACCTGGATCCCCAGCAGGGCTCGACGGTGCGCTTCCGGGATCCGCCGAACCCCCGTCCGGAGAGCAACCTCTTCGGTGGCATGTACGAGGGCTGGCAGCTCGTCATGTTCCCCATGGTGGTGACCGACGCCTCGCACTGGCTCTTCGAGGGCACGGGGCTGACCCAGGGCACCTTGCTGCAGGGGCTGCTGGGCTATGAATACGACAAGCACTTCCCGGAGCTGCCGGGTGCTCCCGCGGGCCTCCACGTCAGCATGACGAGCCCGGTGGTGAGCGGCGAGGGCGTTCCGTCCTACTCCACCGCGGTGGACCGGACGCTGCCCTCGGGCCGGCTGGTGTTCTCCGCGGGCTCCATCTGCTGGGGGCTCGGGCTGGGGACGGATCCAGAGCTGAGGGATCCCCGCGTGGCGCGCATGACGATCAACGTGTTGGACAAGGCGTTGACGCACCGGGTGCGTCCGCCGGCGCGTGAGCCCGTGACGGCTCCGGGGCCCGTGGTGTCCCCGCCGGAGGGCCAGTGGGTGCAGCGCGTGGAGGCCTTCGCCGGGCAGGCGGGCCGCTCCGGCTTCCAGGATGGTTCCGCGGCGGAAGCTTTGTTCAAGGCGCCCACCGGCCTGGCCGTCACGCCCACGGGCGAGGTGGTGGTGGCGGATACCGGCAACAACCGCATCCGTCTCATCCAGCCGGGGCCCACGCCCACCGTCCTCACCCTGGCGGGCAATGGCGAGCTCGGCTACCGGGACGGCGCGGGGGCGCAGGCCATGTTCCGCTACCCCACGGCGGTGGCGGTGGGACTGGCCGGAGAGATCTACGTGGCGGACTCCGAGAACCACGTCATCCGCGTCCTCGAGAAGGAAGCGGAGGGCTGGAAGGTGAGGACCGTGGCGGGAATCGTCTCCCGCTCGGGCTTCGCCGATGGCGTCCCGGGGAAGGCTCGCTTCAACCGGCCCATGTCGCTCGCGGTGGACTCCGCCGGCAACCTCTATATCGCCGACCAGGTGGGCAATCGCATCCGCATGCTGCGCGCCGACAGGTCCGAGGTCGTGACGCTCGCCGGCAGTGGCGCGGGTGGCCGGGTGGACGAGAACGGCACCAAGGCCAGCTTCAACAACCCCACCGCGCTCGTGATCGGCCAGGACGGGGCGTTGTATGTGTTCGAGGCGGGCAACCAGCTCGTGCGCCGCGTCTCGCTCACGGCGCCGTACAAGGTGGAGACCGTCGCCGGCCGGCGCGAGGGGTATGTGTTTGGCTTCGCGGATGGAGAGGGGACCGCCGCCCGGTTCCGCGGCCAGATGGGCATGTCGGTGGCCGTGGACGGCAGGTTGGTCATCGCCGACACGGGCAACTTCCGCATCCGCAAGGTGCTGCCCGGCGCCGAGGCCTCGTCCTCGCGGGTCGTCACCGTCGCGGGCTCGGGGAAGCTCGGGACGAACCTCGGCTCCGGAGACGTGGCGGACATCGTCGCTCCCACGGGGCTCGCCACCGATGTCCACGGGAACCTCTACGTGAGCGACTCGTTCAACCACGCCATCCGCGTCATCATCCCGTAG